From one Eptesicus fuscus isolate TK198812 chromosome 3, DD_ASM_mEF_20220401, whole genome shotgun sequence genomic stretch:
- the DPPA4 gene encoding developmental pluripotency-associated protein 4, with amino-acid sequence MENAKGKKQKSPKKSGERQKASKSQPVPTKEKYGAAGEPSQQRTSEMETKRKRSKKDDQVSCPEKMEPEKKRIRIHKKIPIPPLPLHLPPVNLIHRDVVRGWCQQLKLSTSGQKWETYDRLRAYAYPNQKNIPVKPEEAKILTLAQRKLKMQQGEMTLDSFGLPELPAPLVGGPAPDGGAAALLEGMDNIFVTTSTPDDVFASWSRIAATTGKTGKTRKMETVRLTQEASDNKWCVVHGQSLPADTEGWVQLQFYAGQAWVPEKPGQVCALFLIPSRNFPPPHLEDNMLCPKCIHR; translated from the exons ATGGAAAATGCAAAAGGCAAGAAG CAGAAGTCCCCAAAGAAGTCAGGGGAGCGGCAAAAAGCTTCAAAATCCCAACCGGTACCAACTAAAGAGAAATACGGGGCTGCTGGTGAACCAAGTCAACAAAGAACCTCAGAGATGGAGACCAAACGGAAGCGATCTAAGAAAGATGACCAAG TTTCTTGTCCAGAAAAGatggaaccagaaaaaaaaagaataagaattcaCAAGAAGATACCAATTCCTCCGCTGCCCCTTCACTTGCCACCAGTTAACCTGATTCATCGAGACGTCGTGAGGGGTTGGTGTCAGCAATTAAAGCTGAGCACCAGCGGCCAG AAATGGGAAACATATGATAGGCTGCGCGCATATGCTTACCCTAATCAAAAG AATATTCCAGTCAAACCAGAGGAGGCAAAGATATTGACTTTAGCACAAAGGAAATTGAAGATGCAGCAGGGGGAAATGACTCTGGACAGTTTTGGTCTTCCTGAACTGCCTGCTCCCCTGGTGGGGGGGCCTGCTCCTGACGGGGGTGCTGCTGCTCTCCTGGAGGGAATGGACAATATTTTCGTGACAACTTCCACCCCGGATGATGTGTTTGCCTCCTGGAGCAGAATTGCAGCCACTACCGGGAAGACTGGGAAAACTAGGAAGATGGAGACTGTGAGGTTGACACAGGAGGCCTCTG ATAACAAGTGGTGTGTGGTCCATGGACAGAGTCTCCCTGCAGACACAGAGGGTTGGGTTCAGCTACAGTTTTATGCTGGGCAAGCCTGGGTTCCTGAGAAACCGGGGCAAGTGTGTGCACTCTTCTTGATACCTTCCCGCAACTTTCCACCCCCACACCTGGAGGATAATATGTTGTGCCCCAAATGCATTCACAGGTAA
- the DPPA2 gene encoding developmental pluripotency-associated protein 2: MANSRSEKDFFQDELEEENVILTLVPISEEHNEHQVEPSVSSTSDSNDKVNLPQMSEQFKDCPKPILPLPTTLPSYNKVRLNTLQNWCQQLNLSTDGKKLEVYLRLREHAYFEKKRVNGKHGCSVNSVAETPEEDTLQSCSGELTKKARSKKSHQMSKREEETHTVEMTMTNTVEVITSAREAMLAAWSRIAARGSLSKAANTYKIPISVENFLLQTSGVRWCVVHGRHLLADKKGWVRLQFHAGQTWVPDTPTKMISLLLLPACTFPSPDLEDNMLCPDCVKRNKKMMEKLGKMRKRR; this comes from the exons ATGGCAAACTCAAGAAGCGAAAAG GATTTCTTTCAGGAtgaattagaagaagaaaatgtgATACTCACCTTGGTTCCAATAAGCGAGGAACATAATGAACATCAAGTGGAACCAAGTGTTTCTTCAACCTCAGACAGCAACGATAAAG ttaATCTTCCTCAAATGAGTGAACAATTCAAAGATTGCCCAAAACCAATCCTTCCCTTGCCAACCACTTTGCCATCATATAATAAAGTACGTCTCAACACTTTGCAGAACTGGTGCCAACAATTGAATTTGAGTACTGATGGTAAG AAACTAGAGGTTTATCTGAGGCTCAGGGAACatgcttattttgaaaaaaagcgAGTGAATGGGAAGCATGGATGCAGTGTAAAT AGTGTTGCTGAAACACCAGAAGAGGACACATTGCAGTCATGTTCGGGGGAATTGACCAAGAAAGCAAGGAGTAAGAAAAGTCATCAGATGagtaaaagagaggaagagactcATACAGTTGAAATGACCA TGACCAATACAGTTGAAGTGATAACTTCAGCTCGTGAGGCCATGTTGGCAGCATGGTCAAGAATTGCTGCAAGAGGCTCGCTATCTAAGGCtgcaaatacatataaaattccTATTTCTGTTGAGAATTTTCTGCTGCAAACATCTG gTGTCAGGTGGTGTGTGGTCCATGGCAGACATCTCCTGGCAGACAAAAAGGGTTGGGTTCGCCTGCAGTTCCATGCAGGTCAGACCTGGGTGCCTGACACTCCCACGAAGAtgatttctctcttacttttacCGGCCTGTACTTTCCCATCCCCAGACCTAGAAGATAATATGTTATGCCCTGACTGTGTTAAGAG GAATAAAAAGATGATGGAGAAATTAGGTAAAATGAGGAAGAGAAGGTAA